The Vulcanimicrobium alpinum sequence TGGCGATCATCCCGCCGTTCAACGGCGAGGGCATCTCCAAGAACGAGGGGATCGCACCTGCCTATACGCGCAGCGGGCACGCGTGGATCCTCCAGCAGTGGCACCGCAACGCGGGGACGCTGGCGGCGTTCGCGACGCTCCCGGCGGACGGGGTTTGCCGCGACGTCCACGCCGTCGGCGGACGCACCAAACCGCGCGGCGTCGCCTGGACGACACCGCACGGGATGGTACTTTCACTTACGCCCGACGGCGTTGCCGATCCGGGCACGATCCGGGCCGAGTTCCGGCGGCTCGTCGGCCTGGGTGCATGCCGCTGACGGTCTCGGGATCAGCCCTCGGGCTCTTCCTGGGCGTTCTTCTTCGCCTCGGCGATCAGCTTCTTGACCTTCTGACCGCCCTTATGACCGATTTGCTCGTAAAAATTCGGTCCGTACTTTTCCTTGACGACCTTGCCGCCTTTTTGACCGATCGACTCGTAAAACTCGGCACCGTGACGCTCGCGCGTCGCCTGACCGCCCTTGCGGCCGATCTCCTCGTAGAAGCCCGAGCCGTACCGGTCCCGCACCGTGTCGCCGCCCTTTTTGCCGGCTTCGCGAACCGACATCTCACCTTCGACCTTGTCGGTCCGCGGCTTGGCCGCGGCCTTCTTCGGGTCGGCCATCCGTCAGCCGGCCGTTTTGGTCGTTCGTTTGAGTTTCTGACCGCCTTTGGCTCCGATTTCTTCGTAGAACGACGGGCCGTATTTGCTCTTGGTGGCCTCGCCGCCCTTACGCCCGATCGCTTCGTAGAACTCGGACCCGTATTTCGCCTTCACGCGGTCCCCGCCACGTTTGCCCGCCTCGCGGACACTCATGCCGCCGCCGTTGGTGATTCCGTTGTCGTTGGTCGCCATATTGGAAATAGTCCCCCTGAGCTATCGGCCCACCGTCTGCCCTGTACCCAGCGAAAGCTAGGTTAAACGCTGCTCTGGACGATCTTCGAGCGCCCCCGAGTCTACGACGGCTCCGGTGATGCGCCGTACACCACCGATGTCGCCGTCGCGGACGGCAGGGTCGTTGCGATCGGGGACCTCTCCGACCGCGAAGCGCGTGAACGAATTCCGTGTGATGGATTTGCTCTTGCGCCGGGCTTCATCGATGTCCATTCCCATTCTGACGAGCTTTGGCTCATCGACGGACGCTGCGAGAGCAAAATTCGTCAGGGCGTCACGACGGAGATCGCCGGAAACTGCGGAACGTCGGTGGCGCCGCTGTTCGGCGCCGCCCTCGATAAGAAGCGCGCCGCGGCCCGCGAGTATCGCCTGGACGTCCACTGGAACACGTTCGATGCGTTCTTCACCCTGGTCGAACGCAACGGCGTCGCGCTCAACGTCGCATCGCTGGTCGGGCTGGGTACGACGCGTCTGTGCGTGGCGGGTCACGAGGCGCGCGCGCTCGAGCGCGACGAACTCGTCGCGCAGCAGCGCCTCGTGACGGGCGCGATCGAAGAAGGCGCGCTCGGCGTGTCGAGCGGGCTCATCTACGAACCCGGGCGATACGCGGATCGTGCGGAGCTCGTCGCGTGCGCGGCGGCAGCGCGCGAGGCGGGCGCGCCGCGCTACGTCTCGCACGTGCGCAACGAGGGCGACACGCTCGAAGACGCGATCGCCGAGGCGCTCGCGGTCGGCGATGGCGCCGAGGTCGCGGTGCAGTGCTCGCACCACAAAGCGGCGGGACGCCGCAATTGGGGAAAAGTGCATCGCACGCTGGCGACGATCGACCGCGCGCGGGCGCGCGGCCTCGACGCGGGATGTGACGTGTATCCCTACATCGCGTCGTGGACGGAACTTGCGACGGTTCTGCCGCCCGCGGTGCGCGACGGCGGCGATGCGGCCGCGTTGCAGCGCCTGCGCGATCCCGAGCAGGCGCTTGCGGCGGCGCTCGCGATCGAACTCGCGCGCGACTCTCGCCTCGGCGGCGACGGCTTCGATTCGATTCTGATTACCAGCGTCGGCAGCGAACGAAACGCCGACATCGCCGGGATGCGCCTCGACGCGCTCGCACGGCGATGGGGAACGACGCCCGCGCGAGCGGCGATCCGCTTGCTGACCGAAGAAGAGATGCAGGTCGAGTCGATGTTCTTCACGATGAACGAGGACGACGTCGCAGCGGTGCTCAGCGCGCGCTTCTGCAGCATCGGAAGCGATGCGTCGGCGCGGGCATTCAGCGGGATCACCGCGCGCGGCGTGCCGCATCCGCGGACGTACGGAACGTTTCCGCGCGTGTTCGGACGCTTCGTGCGCCAGAGGCACGTCCTCGACGAGGCCGAGGCGGTGCGGCGCATGACGGCGCTCCCGGCCGCGCAGTTCGGGCTGCGCGAACGCGGAACGATCGCGCGCGGAATGCACGCCGATCTGGTCGTGTTCGATCCGCAGCGCATCGTCGATCGCGCGACGTACGATCGGCCGGCGGTCCCGCCGGAGGGGATTCGCGACGTGTACGTGAACGGTCGCGCCGTCTTGCGGGACGGTACGATGACGGGCGCGCTTCCGGGCCGCGCCCTGCGGAACGGCGCGTGAACCTCGCCGAGCTCGAACCCGCGCGGCGCGACGCGCTGCTGGCCGGGGCCAAGCGCCTGCGCCTAGCCCGCGGGGAGCCGGCGTATCTTCTCGGCGACCGGGCCGACCGCGTGTTCTTCGTCCGCAGCGGGCGCGTGAAGATCGTCCGCACCAACCCCTCGGGCGCGGAAGCGATTGTCGGGATCCGCAGCGAGGGCGACGTCTTCGGCGAACTCACCGGCGTCTCGGCGGGCTACGCCCCGTGGCAGGGGCTGCACGGCGCCGGCGGCGACGCGGTGCGCGCCACCAGCGCGATCGCGATCGAGCCGGCGGAACTCGACGTCCTCGCGGCGCAGGCGTTCGCCGGCGCGCTCGACGGCGACGTCGCGATCGCGCGCGCGTTCGCGCGCGGCGTCGCCCGCCGGCTCGCCGCGGCGGAGCACGAATTGGCCGAACTGATGGGGAAGAGCGTCCCGGGACGTCTCGTCGATGCGCTCGGACGGCTCGCCGCGGAACACGGGGTCGCCGGCGACGACGGCACGATCCGGATCGGGATCAACTTGACCCACAAAGACCTCGCGGACATGATCGGAACGAGCCGCGAGACGCTGACCAAAGAGCTGCGCGTCCTCGCCGACGTCGGATTGCTGCGCGTCGCCCACAAAACGGTGACGCTGGTGCAGCCGAAGGCGTTTCCGTTCGCGCGCCGCCCGTTCACCGGTTCGACGTGATCGCGCGGAGCGTGTTTCTCGCGCTCGTCGGCGCCGCCGCCGTTTCGCCGACCCCCTCGCCGCACGGGATCTGGGCCGACGTGACGCTCCAGCGCGAAGGAAGCGCGCTGCTCTCGCCGTTCACCGTCGCGATCGCGCTCCACAACGCGACAGGTCATCTGGTGCGTCTGCGCTTCCCCACCGCCGATCTGTTCCGCGTCGACGTCCTGCACGACGACTCGCCGGTGTGGTCGTCAGTGACAGGTCATAAACCGATCCCCATCACGCGCCAGCTGGACGTGTCGCCTGGGCTGCTGCGGCTCGCGCAGGTGATCGTCGACTCGACGACCGACGATCATCGCGCGTTCGCACCTGGGCGCTACACCGTGCGGGTCGCGATGCTGGGAACGAATTTCGGGACGATCGTCGACAAGGCGGTGAGTTTCGATCCGCCCGACACGATCGCGCGCGCGCTCGCGACGAAGCCCGGCACGGTCATCACGATCGCCGGCGAACCGTACATCGACGGCGGAACGCCGCGCCTGCGCGATACGACCGGAACGCTGCGCCTCTCGCGCGCGCTCGGCATCCGCGCCGTCGGCACCTATGTCGTGCGCGGCTTCCTCGACGCCGCCGGCGACGAACGCGTCTTCGACGTCGGACGCAGCGCGCCGGCATTCGAAAACGCGCCCAGTCCGTCACCTTGAGCGAGTCGAAGGGCCGCCCCGTACCGTCTCACGACCAGCGCAGGATCATCCCGCACTCGACGAGTCCGCCGCCGAACCCGTAGAGCATGACGCGGTTGCCGCGCTTGACGCGGCCGTCGGCGATCGCCGGCGCGAGCGCGAGCGGGATCGACGCCGACGACGTGTTGCCGTGCAGTTCGTAACTGGTGAGCATCCGTTCGCGCGCGATCCCCGCACGCTTTGCGATCGATTCGATCATCCGGCCGTTCGCGCTGTGCGGAACGAACCAGTCGATCTCGTCGGCACGCATCTCCGCCTGCGCGAGCAGCTCGGCGATCCCGGCGGTGATGTTCGTGAGCGCCCATTCGTAGACGGCGCGGCCGTTCTGGTGCAGGTAGCGGTCGGGCGAGACGACGCCGCCGATCTCGCTGCGCAAGCCGGTCTGAAAGAGTTCGCGTCCGGCGGCGCCGTCGCTGTTGACGCGACGCGCGAGCACCGTCGCGGGCGCGCCGCGGTCGATCGTGACCAGCGCCGCCGCGGCGCCGTCGCCGAAGAGGATGCACGTCGAGCGATCGGTGTAGTCGGTGATCTTCGAGAGCGACTCACCCGCGACGAGCAGCACGTTGCGCGCGCGGCCGGTCTCGAGCAGCGCGTCGGCGACGTCGAGCCCGTACATGAATCCGGCGCAGGCCGCGCCCAGATCGATCGCGCCGACGCGGCGCAGGCCGAGCTGCTCCTGCACGCGCGCCGCCACGCTCGGAAACGCGTAGTCGGGCGTCACCGTGCAGGCGATGACGAAGTCGACCGCGTCGAGGGAGCCGCCGTTGCGTTCGAGCGCGCGCACGGCCGCAAGGCACATGTCGCTGGTGAACTCGTCGTCTCGCGCGATGCGCCGCTCGCGCATCCCCGTCCGCGAGACGATCCAGTCGTCGGTCGTGTCGACCGAACGGGCGAGGTCCGCGTTCGTCAGACGCCGTTCGGGAACGTACGTCCCCATCGCGGCGATCCGGAGCGAGGATGTCACGGCGCGCACGCGCGCGGGGTCGAGCATCGTCTGCTGCACCTCCGGCCCTTCGCAGGCGAGAGCGGTCGCCCTTCGCGGGCCTGCTAGCCCGACGGCGGCCGGCTCCCTGCCGCGGGCGCCGGCGCTTCCATGCCCGGCGTCACGAGTGAATGGTACAGCCCCGTCACCGCGACCGCGTGAAAGCCTTGATACGAGAGCGACAGCAGCGTGATCAGCACGTAGCCGACGAGCCCGGAGATCAGCGCCGGCGGCGCCGGCAGCACGAGCGGCGCATCGCCCTTGGTCGATCCGACCATCGACATCTGCAGCGGCAGCAAGAACGGATACGAGAGAAACGAGATCCCGTACTGAATCGCGAAGAGCACCAGAGCCGCGATCGCCGACGTCGCGAACGCGCGCCGCACGAGCGCGATCGATTCGCCGATCGCGGCGAAGCCGCCGCGGTGTCCCGCGACGACGGCGGGGAGCACGTACATCGTGAACAGCGGCAGCGCGAGGAACGACAGAAACAGCGTCGGCAGCGCGAGCAGCAGCGCCAGCAGGACCAGACCGAACATCCCGATCCCCGCGACGAAGACCGTGCCGAACGACGCACGCACGGCGGCGAGCGCATCGCCGATCGACGTGTCGCCGCGTTCCCACAACGCGTTCGCCATCCCGTACATCGCCGCGTACGCCGCGACCGAGCATGCGAGCATCACGACGATGAACGCGGCGTACCCGATGAGCGCGGGTGCGATTACGGTTGCCGGCGAGGCATGGTGCGCCGTGGCGGCGATCGCGACGATCGCGATCCAGACGACGAACGCGATCGCGCCGCCGATCAGCGGAAGGAAGATGATCACCGGCGGGAGCGCGACGAGCGGGCGGTAGCGGAAAAGCGCCCACGACCGCGAGAGCATCACGTCGAGCGACATCGGCGACGGCGGCGGGGCGGTCATGGCTTCTCCTTCGCGGCGAGGTCTGCCAGGAGCATACCGTAGGTGCGCGCGCTTTGTTCCCGCAGCGCCGCGAGGCCGCCGTCGTTCTCGATGACGTAATCGGCACGCGCCCGTGCGAGCCCGGGATCGATCTGCGCCGCCATCCGTCGCTCGACGTCGGTGCGTTCGGCCTTGTCGCGCGCGATCACGCGCGCGATCCGTGCCTCGTCGGAAGCGATGACGACGACCGTCTTGTCGCACGCGCGCCAGAAGTCGCCTTCGAAGAGCAGAGGGACGACGTGCACGACGATCCCGTCGGGTGCTTCCGCTTCGCGCTGCGCGCCCAGCGCGCGCACGCGCGGATGGACGATCGCGTTGAGCCGTTCGCGGGCGCCCGGGTCGGCAAACACGATCGCGGCGAGTGCCGGCCGGTCGAGCGCGCCGCGGGCGTCGACCGCCTGCGGCCACGCCGACGCGATCGCGCGCACTCCTTCCGACCCGGGCGCGACCGCTTCGCGGGCGAGGACGTCGGCGTCGACGATCGTAGCGCCGTCTTGGGCGAAGAACGCCGCCACCGCGCTCTTCCCCGACCCGATCCCGCCGGTGAGCCCGACGCGCAGCTTGGCCATCCCGGAAAGTATACGCAGCCCGCTGCCCGAACGCCGTTTCCGCCGCCAGGAGGTGTCTGGATGCAGCAGACGGACGCAGTCTTTTCCGGTTCGATTGCCGAGATGTACGACCGCTATCTGGGCGCGCTGCTCTTCGAGCCGTACGCGGAGGATCTCGCCGAACGGCTGCGCGACCACGACGGTTCGGCGGTGCTGGAGACCGCCGCCGGGACGGGGATCGTGACGCGCGCGCTGGCCCGCGCGCTGAAGACGGCCTCGATCGTCGCGAGCGATCTCAATCCCGGGATGATCGAGCGCGCCGCCGCGGCGAGCAACGCGCCCAACGTGCGCTGGGAGCAAGTCGACGCCGGCGCGCTTCCGTTCGGCGACCGGACGTTCGGGCTCGTCGTCTGTCAGTTCGGGGTGATGTTCTTTCCCGAAAAAGTCGCGGCGTTCCGCGAGGCGGCGCGCGTGCTCGCGCCCGGCGGGCGATTCGCGTTCAACGTCTGGGACGATCTGGGCGCCAACCCGGTCCCGCGAGTCGTGCACGAAACCGTCGCAGCCGCGTTTCCGCAGGATCCGCCGCAGTTCATCGCGCGCACGCCGCACGGTTTCGCAGACACCGCAGCGATTGCGACGTGGCTGCGCGACGCCGGTTTTCACGACATCACGGTCGACGCGGTCGAGAAACGCTCGCGCGCGGCATCGGCGCGCGCGATCGCGATCGGGTTCGTGCAGGGAACTCCGGTACGATCGGAGATCGAGGAGCGCGACGCGGGCCGGCTCGCGGAGCTGACCGACGCCG is a genomic window containing:
- the coaE gene encoding dephospho-CoA kinase (Dephospho-CoA kinase (CoaE) performs the final step in coenzyme A biosynthesis.), encoding MAKLRVGLTGGIGSGKSAVAAFFAQDGATIVDADVLAREAVAPGSEGVRAIASAWPQAVDARGALDRPALAAIVFADPGARERLNAIVHPRVRALGAQREAEAPDGIVVHVVPLLFEGDFWRACDKTVVVIASDEARIARVIARDKAERTDVERRMAAQIDPGLARARADYVIENDGGLAALREQSARTYGMLLADLAAKEKP
- a CDS encoding ketoacyl-ACP synthase III, producing the protein MLDPARVRAVTSSLRIAAMGTYVPERRLTNADLARSVDTTDDWIVSRTGMRERRIARDDEFTSDMCLAAVRALERNGGSLDAVDFVIACTVTPDYAFPSVAARVQEQLGLRRVGAIDLGAACAGFMYGLDVADALLETGRARNVLLVAGESLSKITDYTDRSTCILFGDGAAAALVTIDRGAPATVLARRVNSDGAAGRELFQTGLRSEIGGVVSPDRYLHQNGRAVYEWALTNITAGIAELLAQAEMRADEIDWFVPHSANGRMIESIAKRAGIARERMLTSYELHGNTSSASIPLALAPAIADGRVKRGNRVMLYGFGGGLVECGMILRWS
- a CDS encoding N-acyl-D-amino-acid deacylase family protein, coding for MAPLFGAALDKKRAAAREYRLDVHWNTFDAFFTLVERNGVALNVASLVGLGTTRLCVAGHEARALERDELVAQQRLVTGAIEEGALGVSSGLIYEPGRYADRAELVACAAAAREAGAPRYVSHVRNEGDTLEDAIAEALAVGDGAEVAVQCSHHKAAGRRNWGKVHRTLATIDRARARGLDAGCDVYPYIASWTELATVLPPAVRDGGDAAALQRLRDPEQALAAALAIELARDSRLGGDGFDSILITSVGSERNADIAGMRLDALARRWGTTPARAAIRLLTEEEMQVESMFFTMNEDDVAAVLSARFCSIGSDASARAFSGITARGVPHPRTYGTFPRVFGRFVRQRHVLDEAEAVRRMTALPAAQFGLRERGTIARGMHADLVVFDPQRIVDRATYDRPAVPPEGIRDVYVNGRAVLRDGTMTGALPGRALRNGA
- a CDS encoding Crp/Fnr family transcriptional regulator, with protein sequence MNLAELEPARRDALLAGAKRLRLARGEPAYLLGDRADRVFFVRSGRVKIVRTNPSGAEAIVGIRSEGDVFGELTGVSAGYAPWQGLHGAGGDAVRATSAIAIEPAELDVLAAQAFAGALDGDVAIARAFARGVARRLAAAEHELAELMGKSVPGRLVDALGRLAAEHGVAGDDGTIRIGINLTHKDLADMIGTSRETLTKELRVLADVGLLRVAHKTVTLVQPKAFPFARRPFTGST
- a CDS encoding class I SAM-dependent methyltransferase, whose amino-acid sequence is MQQTDAVFSGSIAEMYDRYLGALLFEPYAEDLAERLRDHDGSAVLETAAGTGIVTRALARALKTASIVASDLNPGMIERAAAASNAPNVRWEQVDAGALPFGDRTFGLVVCQFGVMFFPEKVAAFREAARVLAPGGRFAFNVWDDLGANPVPRVVHETVAAAFPQDPPQFIARTPHGFADTAAIATWLRDAGFHDITVDAVEKRSRAASARAIAIGFVQGTPVRSEIEERDAGRLAELTDAVEAALIERFGNGAVDATMRANVFIVRT